One Candidatus Methylomirabilota bacterium DNA window includes the following coding sequences:
- a CDS encoding radical SAM protein, which translates to MRIGMSPERILEEVAGFDVIAVTSIFTQQTSRCFEVSRLIREAYPEKILVAGGVNARSLKEHFFDHGFDAVFLSEGEKSIVQFAHFLRSGGAAPVDVSGIAWRQDGRTVSTPVQNLTLDLDEFPMPSREKLPNERYWEISRVWGGKEGWMEGDPQPRYAAVFTSRGCPFRCTYCHISKERGGEAGEVAALRFHSLERIAREFDTLKSMGVRYLFINDDSFLAKKRRVFAILRTLPAYGFKLADVNGVNIVHLFKRQGERLVVAEELLEALNHAGFRKLSLPFESGTQRLIDKYSSAKWDLTHCDVVDLVRKVNKAGLVADGNFMIGYPDETLEELTNTFELARRVMDAGLIGCQFFMVQPFPGTQLFEESLADGQLPASWHWDDLGWSKGSPFARLKIDKQLLKYSWNLVWRLLNKPTRVEEFSGQLTQADRRRA; encoded by the coding sequence GTGCGCATCGGGATGTCACCGGAGCGCATCCTGGAAGAGGTGGCCGGCTTCGACGTGATCGCGGTGACCTCCATCTTCACGCAACAGACGTCGCGCTGCTTCGAGGTCAGCCGGCTGATCAGGGAAGCCTACCCCGAGAAGATCCTGGTGGCCGGCGGCGTGAACGCGCGCAGTCTCAAAGAGCACTTCTTCGATCACGGGTTCGACGCGGTCTTTCTCTCGGAGGGCGAGAAGTCGATCGTCCAGTTCGCGCACTTCCTGCGCTCGGGAGGTGCGGCTCCGGTAGACGTCTCCGGCATCGCGTGGCGGCAGGACGGCCGCACGGTCTCCACCCCGGTGCAGAATCTCACGCTCGATCTCGACGAATTCCCGATGCCCTCCCGGGAGAAGCTTCCCAACGAGCGGTATTGGGAGATCAGCCGGGTCTGGGGCGGCAAAGAGGGGTGGATGGAGGGGGATCCGCAGCCCCGCTATGCCGCGGTCTTCACGTCCAGGGGCTGTCCCTTTCGCTGTACCTATTGCCACATCTCGAAGGAGCGCGGCGGCGAGGCCGGCGAGGTGGCGGCCCTGCGCTTCCACTCGCTGGAACGTATCGCACGGGAATTCGACACGCTCAAGAGCATGGGGGTGCGGTACCTCTTCATCAACGACGACTCCTTCCTCGCCAAAAAAAGGCGCGTGTTCGCCATCCTCCGAACCTTGCCGGCGTACGGCTTCAAGCTTGCCGACGTGAATGGCGTGAACATCGTCCACCTGTTCAAGCGGCAGGGGGAGAGGCTCGTCGTCGCCGAGGAGCTGCTGGAAGCGCTGAATCACGCGGGTTTTCGGAAGCTCTCGCTTCCGTTCGAGTCGGGTACGCAGCGACTCATCGACAAGTACTCGTCGGCCAAGTGGGATCTCACGCACTGCGATGTCGTCGATCTCGTGAGGAAGGTGAACAAGGCAGGGCTCGTGGCGGACGGGAACTTCATGATCGGCTACCCCGACGAGACCCTCGAGGAGCTCACGAACACCTTCGAGCTCGCGCGGCGGGTCATGGATGCGGGTTTGATCGGCTGCCAGTTCTTTATGGTGCAGCCGTTCCCCGGCACCCAGCTCTTCGAGGAGTCTCTCGCTGACGGGCAACTCCCTGCGTCCTGGCACTGGGACGACCTCGGTTGGTCGAAGGGATCCCCGTTCGCTCGGCTCAAGATCGACAAGCAACTGTTGAAGTACTCGTGGAATCTGGTCTGGCGGCTCTTGAACAAGCCGACGCGGGTCGAAGAGTTCAGCGGTCAGCTCACCCAGGCGGATCGGCGGAGAGCCTGA